DNA sequence from the Malus domestica chromosome 11, GDT2T_hap1 genome:
GTTTTCAGAGGCAGAGGGATTCTGGTGGCACAGGTGCACCCTTATGTTGTAGGTGCAATAATCACCACTTTGGAGAATGTAGGCGAGGCAATAGCGGATGCTATACTTGTGGTCAAATGGGGCATAGAGCTATACATTGTCCTCAGAATCAGTAGAGGCCTCAACAGCCTTCCTTACCACCATCAGTGCTGACCCAGCAAGTTTAAGGATTTAGTGGTTATGGTCAGATGGGTCAAGGAGGTACTTATCATTACCAAGGTGATGTAGCTCCTTATTCTGCAGGGCAGTATCAATACTCACAGGACCTGTATCAGCAGAGTGGGTATCCTTAGTATCTTGGAGGTAATATGCTATATCCGCCGTATTCAGTTGGTAGATCTCAGTGGTATCCTGGAAGATAGTCCCAGCACGTGGAGGTTGCTTCTAGTAGTGCGGAATCTTCAAGGTAGCCTGGTCAgccgagttaggggtgaggtgTGCAAGGACGAAGTAATCAAGCTAACAGAGGCCGATGAGGTCGACAGTAGACCCAGGGACTTATTCACCACATGACATTGCAGGATGCTCAAAATAATCCTGATTTTatcatgggtacgttgaatattcttggtcattttgctagagtattaattgattatggtgctacgaattctgttatttctcatacgtttgctcagtTAACataacctcatcctacacctttTGGGTATGATTTAGAATTTGCGATGCCTAAAGGGAAGAGATGTTAAGTTAGTTGTGTATATTCAAGATGTCCCATGTTAGTGGATGAtgtagttatgccagctaatcttatccgGTTAgacattgtggattttgatgtgattttgggcacagattggttgcattataatcatgCCAATATAGATTGCTACGGAAAAACAGTTACTTTCCATCTTCCTGGATTGCCCGAGGTTATTTTTTTGGGCAAGTGTAGTGGGGTGAAGCgtggtgttatttctgccataagaGCTAAGAAGTAGTTAGAGAAAGGTTGTCAGGGGTATTTGGCTCATGTAGTGTTGAATGATAATGTTCCTAGCAATGTGGAGAATGTTCGAGTGGTCAGGCATTTTCCTGATATGTTCCCTGATTATTTACTTGGATTGTCGCCAGACCGAGATGtggagttcactattgatttgttTCCAAGTACAGATCCTATATCTTTAACTCTTTATCGAATAGCTCATGCAGAGTTGAGGAAATTAAAGATTCAATTGCAAGAATTAATAGATAagggttttattcagcctagtacttcaacTTGGGGAGCTCTGGTGTTATTTCTAAGGAAAATAGACGGGACTTTGAGGCTATGTATTaattataggcaattgaatcaggtaacgattaaaaactgtTATCCATTTCCGCGTATAGACgatttatttgatcagcttCGAGGTGTCTatgtgttttctaagattgatttgaggtttGGTTActatcaattgaagattaaaagTGAAGATGTTCCTAAAACAGTGTTTAAGACTggtatggtcattatgagtttcttatgatgtcattcgggttaactaatgcacatgtagcttttatggatttgatgaatcgagtattctagCAATATATAGacaggtttgtcattgtttttattgatgatattccagtgtactctaagtctaaatcagagcatgttcgacatcttaccttggtgttcaagaatttgagggaacattagttgtatgctaagtttagcaaatgccaattttggctagatcaagtggcatttcTGGGACATGTCATATATgctcaaggtattcaagtggattctcaaaaagtggcaactgttgaaaattgggagcaaccagaaaccgtcactgaggtacgaagTTTTTTTGatttagcaggttattatcgacagTTTGTTAAAGATTTTTCAGTTATTGCATTACCACTAACGAggttaaccaggaaggatgttaagtttgagtgggatgataattgtgagcaaagttttcagcagttgaaatattgtctcactcatgcacctgttttggCGCTTCctgatgatagtggtaattttgagatCTATTGTGATGCTTCATTGAATGGCATAGGTtgtgtgttgatgcaacatagtaaggtgattgcttatgcatcGCGACAGTTGAagcctcatgagatgaattatcctactcatgatcttGAGTTAGCAGCTATCgtttttgctttgaagatttggagacattatctttatggcgAAAAATGTCAGATTTTTACGGATCATAaaagtcttcagtatctttttactcagagagatcttaatTTTCGGCAACGAAGGTGGATTGAATTGCTCAGGGATTacgattgcacgattgagtatcacctggtcgtgcaaatgtagtggcagatgcacttagtaggaagccTTAAGGGATAATTAATGCTTTGTACgtttgtcatgttcctcttctagcagatttgaggtccactagagtgaagttaggagtggaagatcgagaggaagccttactaattttcaagtcaggccaatATTAATTGATCAAGTGCTCGAAGTtcagatgaatgatgaagaaaCCCAGGAATTAAGGCAAGGAATGATGGGAAAAGAAAGATCTTAGAATTCAGGAGATTGATGGCATGTTTATGAAAGAGAACAGAATGTACGTGCCAAATAATGTGGAATTAAAGAAATAAATTTTAGATGAAGCACACTATTCGGCTTATGCACTGCGTCATGGaggtactaaaatgtatcataccattcgaccattttattattggccaggtatgaaaagagaaattgttaagtatgtgagtaggtgtgctaTTTGTCAACAGGTCAAAGCTGAAAGGAAAAAGCCATTTGGATTGATACAGCCACTTCccattccacagtggaaatgggaaaacattaccatggattttgtgtacaagcttcctcgtacacgaaatggttatgatggaatttgggtgatagttgatcagCTTACTAaatcagcacattttattccagtgagggagaaatatcctttaagccgattagctgaattgttcatatcgaagattgtgaagtaccatgagattccagttagtattatctcggatcgggaTCCTAGATTCACTTCTAAGTTCTAGGTGGCATTTCAAGAGGCTCTTGGTtcgagattactttatagtacggcatatcatcctcaaacagacAAACAATCTAAGAGGACTATTCAGAAACTTGAGGATATGCTAAGATCTTCTGTCTTACAGTTTGGTGATGCCAAGCATCAGCGgttagatttgatggagtttgcaTATAATAATAGCTAccattcgagcattggtatgtcaccatttgaggcactttatggcaaATCTTGTCATACActtttatgttggttagaggttgataaaagagttttggtgggccctgagattgtagatgagactactcaaaatattcAGGTAATCAAGTTTAACCTGAAACCGGCCCACGATCGGCAAAAAAGTTTAGCAGA
Encoded proteins:
- the LOC139189472 gene encoding uncharacterized protein, coding for MPNDSEEEENDGNQKKNDEGKGQLSLGPHKTQCFKRGGTSSSSSSRCMSSTGHMSGGRFSGGPRFQRQRDSGGTDDLFDQLRGVYVFSKIDLRFGYYQLKIKSEDVPKTVFKTDQVAFLGHVIYAQGIQVDSQKVATVENWEQPETVTEVRSFFDLAGYYRQFVKDFSVIALPLTRLTRKDVKFEWDDNCEQSFQQLKYCLTHAPVLALPDDSGNFEIYCDASLNGIGCVLMQHSKVKAERKKPFGLIQPLPIPQWKWENITMDFVYKLPRTRNGYDGIWVIVDQLTKSAHFIPVREKYPLSRLAELFISKIVKYHEIPFGDAKHQRLDLMEFAYNNSYHSSIEVDKRVLVGPEIVDETTQNIQVIKFNLKPAHDRQKSLADKYANDQVYKVGDWVLLKLSSLRGVVRFEKKGNLSPRYIGPYLITERVGEVAYRLELPPELFKMHNVFHVSMFRHYVFDPSHVILPHEGYFVKNMFI